A region from the Acomys russatus chromosome 24, mAcoRus1.1, whole genome shotgun sequence genome encodes:
- the LOC127206989 gene encoding olfactory receptor 1J4-like produces the protein MENQSSVSEFLLLGLPIRPEHWGIFFTLFLAMYLTTVLGNLLIILLIRVDHRLHTPMYFFLSHLAFSDISLSSITVPKMLMNIQTQQHSISYNGCISQMYFFILFGCLDNFLLALMAYDRYVAVCHPLRYITIMREELCVCLVAGSWSLCCAHALLHTLLLTQLSFCANNTVIPNFFCDLTALLKLSCSDVSPNKLVTFTEGGLLFILPLSSILGYYIHIGSTALRGPSTKRFLKTFSTCGSHLFVVSLYYGTIACVYFFSLFQNSSDKDIVASVIYAVVTPLLNPFIYSLRNRDIKQALGIVVTRTTSLSERHPFYLLWTLHHIFPKVIV, from the coding sequence ATGGAGAACCAGAGCAGTGTGTCTGAGTTCCTCCTCCTGGGGCTCCCCATCAGACCAGAACACTGGGGCATCTTCTTCACCCTGTTCCTGGCCATGTACCTGACCACAGTGCTGGGGAACCTGCTCATCATCCTGCTCATCAGGGTGGACCATCGCctccacacccccatgtacttcttcctcagccactTGGCCTTCTCTGACATCTCCCTTTCATCCATCACAGTTCCCAAAATGCTGATGAACATTCAGACTCAGCAACATTCCATCTCCTACAATGGGTGTATCTCTCAGATGtattttttcattctgtttggcTGCCTGGACAATTTCCTTCTTGCACTGATGGCCTATGACAGGTATGTGGCTGTCTGTCATCCGCTGCGCTACATCACCATCATGAGGGAGGAGCTCTGCGTCTGCTTAGTTGCTGGGTCCTGGTCCCTCTGTTGTGCTCATGCCCTGCTGCACACGCTCCTCTTGACCCAGCTGTCATTCTGTGCCAATAATACCGTCATCCCCAACTTCTTCTGTGACCTCACTGCCCTCCTGAAGCTGAGCTGCTCAGACGTCTCCCCCAATAAGCTAGTCACCTTCACTGAGGGAGGACTGCTTTTCATCTTGCCTCTGAGTAGCATCCTGGGCTATTATATTCACATAGGAAGCACTGCCTTGAGGGGCCCCTCCACAAAGAGATTCCTTAAAACCTTTTCTACCTGTGGCTCCCATCTCTTTGTGGTATCTTTGTACTATGGGACAATTGCGTGCgtttactttttctctttattccaaAACTCCAGCGACAAAGACATAGTTGCTTCTGTTATCTATGCAGTAGTCACACCCTTGCTGAACCCTTtcatctacagcctgaggaacaGAGATATAAAACAGGCTCTAGGTATAGTTGTCACTAGGACCACTTCTTTAAGTGAAAGACATCCATTTTACTTATTATGGACACTTCATCATATATTTCCTAAAGTTATTGTATAG